One window of Akkermansia biwaensis genomic DNA carries:
- a CDS encoding NAD(P)H-dependent oxidoreductase, translating into MISPQQYIDGLEWRYACKKFDPRARIEEPVWHALAESLRLSPSSLGLQLWKFVVVTNRELKERLREVSWNQSQVEDCSHYVVLCARRDATRKDVDRYLAQIEFTRRPSAEKLASSADFYGGYVKALTPEKMNTWLDCQVYIAAGFLLSAAAALRVDSCTIGGMDRRKYDEILGLDGTPYRSVVGVALGYRAQDDAYAREAKVRFPAGEVIDIRA; encoded by the coding sequence ATGATTTCACCGCAACAATACATTGACGGCCTTGAATGGCGCTACGCCTGCAAGAAATTTGATCCCCGGGCCCGCATTGAAGAACCCGTCTGGCACGCGCTGGCGGAAAGCCTGCGGCTCAGCCCGTCTTCCCTGGGGCTCCAGCTCTGGAAATTCGTGGTCGTCACGAACCGGGAGCTGAAGGAGCGCCTGCGGGAGGTTTCCTGGAACCAGTCCCAGGTAGAGGACTGCTCCCATTACGTGGTGCTGTGCGCCCGGCGGGACGCCACCCGGAAGGATGTGGACCGCTACCTGGCCCAGATTGAATTTACACGCCGTCCGTCCGCGGAAAAACTGGCCTCCTCCGCGGACTTCTACGGCGGCTACGTGAAAGCCCTGACTCCGGAGAAAATGAACACATGGCTGGACTGCCAGGTGTACATCGCCGCCGGGTTCCTGCTCAGCGCGGCAGCGGCCCTGCGGGTGGACTCCTGCACCATCGGCGGCATGGACCGTCGGAAATACGATGAAATTTTAGGGCTGGACGGCACGCCGTACCGTTCCGTGGTGGGCGTAGCCCTGGGCTACCGCGCCCAGGACGACGCCTACGCCCGTGAAGCGAAGGTGCGCTTCCCCGCCGGGGAAGTGATCGACATCCGCGCCTGA
- a CDS encoding family 20 glycosylhydrolase: MNRNILLMMAAFAAGPLMGQDARQIADSLAIPEIKAGARQLPMPSASGAQIKLLGADYEELINSKGKIAPVISDTPVNVSFKVTKGGQEAVSKDYEITLKAPAAAQGNPKPRVIPEILQWKGGKGEYKLGSTITVACPDKELARAFAADLEDVLGRKVRLVSPGGKADISFSLFKESNIGKEGYSLAVNAGGIRIGALTPTGLYWGTRTLLQMLRQNPDGVPCGTAVDFPRYPVRGFMLDIARTPYPLSYLKDLIRTMSWYKLNDLHLVINNNYIFHEHYVDNGHDPFKESYSAFRLESNVKGKDGTPLTAKDLSYTKKEFADLIGYARRHGVNIVPEFDTPGHALSFTRVRPDLIYKGPMNHEKRRCEMLDAGNPETISFVTRVFDEYLLKDPKLGRPVFAGCKVFHVGADEFYGDKEDYRHFADGVLSHALKRGYTPRIWGSLSAKPGKTPVVSKGVQMNLWSAGWMKAWEAVNLGYDVINTNDGALYIVPFANYYRMDRNHKGLYNNWIPNRIGNETLPAGHPQLLGGTFAIWNDETDIMHTGYGPYDIWGMLSGSMDVLSQKLWGKAKAPDTFEEHRELVAAIGNAPRTNPLHKWKDAQPFAVTPSSLPQKLDKPSLGPNYRLTAELELNAAPEGREQVLLSAPEGELLAVMKDGTVGFRRDDTLEFSFGAKLPVGKKVKVEIVGEPEKTSLFLDGQPAGTAVLKSFSDKSKDFIENFKNRPKVHRSTFVLPLKTLGESFQGKVYNFNVQPL; the protein is encoded by the coding sequence ATGAACAGGAACATACTTTTAATGATGGCCGCATTTGCGGCGGGGCCGCTGATGGGGCAGGATGCCCGGCAGATTGCCGACTCCCTCGCCATCCCGGAAATCAAGGCCGGGGCCAGACAACTGCCGATGCCCAGCGCCTCCGGCGCCCAAATCAAGCTCCTGGGGGCCGACTATGAGGAACTCATCAACAGCAAGGGGAAAATAGCCCCCGTCATCTCGGACACTCCGGTAAACGTCAGCTTCAAGGTGACCAAGGGCGGCCAGGAGGCCGTCAGCAAGGACTATGAAATCACCCTGAAGGCCCCCGCGGCCGCGCAGGGCAACCCCAAGCCCCGGGTTATCCCGGAAATCCTGCAATGGAAGGGCGGCAAGGGGGAATACAAGCTGGGTTCCACCATCACCGTCGCTTGCCCGGACAAGGAGCTGGCCCGTGCCTTTGCCGCTGACCTGGAAGACGTGCTGGGCCGCAAGGTCAGGCTCGTTTCCCCCGGAGGTAAGGCGGACATCTCCTTCTCCCTGTTCAAGGAAAGCAACATAGGGAAGGAGGGATACAGCCTCGCCGTCAATGCCGGCGGCATCCGTATCGGCGCCCTTACCCCCACCGGGCTGTACTGGGGCACCCGCACCCTGCTTCAAATGCTGCGCCAGAACCCGGACGGCGTGCCCTGCGGCACCGCCGTGGACTTCCCCCGCTACCCGGTGCGCGGCTTCATGCTGGACATTGCGCGCACGCCCTATCCCCTCAGCTACCTCAAGGACCTGATCCGCACCATGTCCTGGTACAAGTTGAACGACCTTCACCTGGTCATCAACAACAACTACATTTTCCACGAGCACTACGTGGACAACGGGCATGACCCGTTCAAGGAATCCTACTCCGCCTTCCGCCTGGAATCCAACGTGAAGGGGAAGGACGGCACGCCGCTCACCGCCAAAGACCTCTCCTACACCAAAAAGGAATTTGCGGACCTGATCGGTTACGCCAGACGCCATGGCGTCAACATCGTGCCGGAATTCGACACCCCCGGCCACGCGCTCTCCTTCACCCGGGTGCGTCCGGACCTGATCTACAAAGGCCCCATGAACCATGAAAAACGCCGTTGCGAGATGCTGGACGCCGGCAACCCGGAAACGATCAGCTTCGTGACCAGGGTCTTTGACGAATACCTGCTGAAAGACCCCAAGCTGGGCCGCCCGGTATTTGCCGGCTGCAAGGTGTTCCACGTGGGAGCGGATGAATTCTACGGAGACAAGGAAGACTACCGCCACTTTGCGGACGGCGTGCTCAGCCACGCCCTCAAGCGCGGCTACACTCCCCGCATCTGGGGCAGCCTCAGCGCCAAGCCCGGCAAGACCCCCGTGGTGAGCAAAGGCGTTCAAATGAATCTCTGGAGCGCCGGCTGGATGAAGGCGTGGGAAGCCGTCAATCTGGGCTACGATGTCATCAACACGAATGACGGCGCCCTCTACATCGTGCCCTTTGCCAACTACTACCGCATGGACAGGAATCACAAGGGGCTCTACAACAACTGGATTCCCAACCGCATCGGCAATGAAACGCTTCCCGCCGGGCATCCCCAGCTCCTGGGAGGCACCTTTGCCATCTGGAACGATGAAACGGATATCATGCACACGGGATACGGCCCGTACGATATTTGGGGAATGCTTTCCGGTTCCATGGATGTCCTCAGCCAGAAGCTGTGGGGCAAGGCCAAGGCGCCGGACACGTTTGAAGAGCATCGCGAGCTGGTGGCGGCCATCGGCAACGCTCCGCGCACCAACCCCCTTCACAAATGGAAAGACGCCCAGCCCTTTGCGGTCACTCCTTCCTCTCTGCCCCAGAAGCTGGACAAGCCCTCGCTGGGACCGAATTACCGTCTGACCGCGGAACTGGAACTTAACGCCGCTCCGGAAGGCAGGGAACAGGTGCTGCTTTCCGCGCCGGAGGGCGAACTGCTCGCGGTCATGAAGGACGGCACCGTCGGCTTCCGTCGTGACGACACCCTGGAATTCTCCTTCGGCGCCAAGCTGCCCGTAGGCAAAAAGGTCAAGGTGGAAATTGTGGGTGAACCGGAAAAAACCAGCCTGTTCCTGGACGGACAGCCTGCCGGAACTGCCGTGCTGAAAAGTTTTTCTGACAAATCCAAGGACTTTATTGAAAACTTCAAGAACCGTCCCAAGGTGCACCGTTCCACCTTCGTTCTGCCGCTGAAAACCCTGGGTGAATCTTTCCAGGGGAAAGTGTATAACTTCAACGTCCAGCCCTTGTAA
- a CDS encoding cysteine hydrolase family protein: MKALLIIDVQNDYFPGGKCELSGPEKALENIVSVLRLFRKAGLPVIHVRHVNTRPDASFFLPGTDGVKIHTGLTPLPGEDVLVKHAPNSFYRTGLADLLRAKKVDELVVCGMMTHMCIDTTVRAAWDHQIPVTLLYDACATKDLSVMGQTIPAQTVHNAYMAGLDGIFARVLTAGELEI, from the coding sequence ATGAAGGCTCTCCTCATTATTGACGTTCAGAATGACTACTTTCCCGGCGGAAAGTGTGAGCTTTCCGGCCCGGAAAAGGCTCTGGAGAATATCGTCTCCGTTTTACGGCTCTTCAGGAAGGCCGGACTGCCCGTCATCCATGTCCGGCACGTCAACACCCGGCCGGATGCCTCCTTCTTCCTGCCGGGGACGGACGGCGTAAAAATCCACACCGGATTGACGCCTCTGCCGGGTGAGGATGTGCTCGTCAAGCACGCTCCCAACAGCTTTTACCGGACGGGCCTTGCGGACCTGCTTCGTGCGAAAAAGGTGGACGAACTGGTCGTGTGCGGCATGATGACCCACATGTGCATAGATACCACGGTCCGTGCGGCCTGGGATCACCAAATTCCCGTAACCTTGCTGTACGATGCGTGCGCCACGAAGGACCTGTCCGTCATGGGACAGACCATACCGGCCCAAACCGTGCACAACGCCTACATGGCGGGACTGGACGGAATATTTGCACGCGTCCTGACTGCCGGAGAACTGGAAATCTAG
- a CDS encoding SH3 domain-containing protein: MKYQVIKRHQSEFPNPVIISRGERLVIGEKYEENEAWNDWYFCETEDRNKGWVPKQVLQWLGGSVGEALEDYSARELNAEEGEVLAGSQALNGWIWCRNPASGEQGWVPVENLLPMGADTEGR, translated from the coding sequence ATGAAGTATCAGGTAATCAAAAGGCACCAAAGCGAGTTCCCGAATCCCGTCATTATTTCCAGGGGCGAGAGACTTGTCATTGGAGAGAAGTACGAGGAGAACGAAGCCTGGAACGACTGGTATTTCTGCGAGACGGAAGACCGGAACAAGGGCTGGGTTCCCAAACAGGTGCTCCAATGGCTGGGCGGCAGCGTGGGAGAAGCGCTGGAAGATTATTCCGCCAGGGAATTGAATGCGGAGGAGGGGGAAGTCCTGGCCGGTTCCCAGGCGCTCAACGGCTGGATATGGTGCCGGAACCCCGCTTCCGGGGAACAAGGATGGGTGCCTGTTGAAAACCTCCTCCCCATGGGAGCGGATACGGAGGGACGATAA
- a CDS encoding DUF4870 domain-containing protein: MNETNQSSEPETTQEPVIPAPVPTPTPVPAPTPVPPPSPTPVPPPSAASVPPPHPGPPPSPEPGVSPQSNSDNFALVTAISPLLSLFTMAIPGPNVVGPLICWLIWKQDYPLVDQIGKNVINAQISWGIYLLVSWAFFGVLTLIFIGFLFIWILPLVWIILSVVYTIKISNREYTYQMPFTITFIK, translated from the coding sequence ATGAATGAAACCAATCAATCATCCGAACCTGAAACGACTCAGGAACCCGTGATTCCTGCTCCTGTTCCAACCCCAACTCCCGTTCCCGCCCCCACTCCTGTTCCGCCGCCGTCCCCCACGCCGGTTCCTCCCCCTTCCGCCGCTTCAGTTCCGCCTCCCCATCCCGGACCGCCTCCATCACCCGAACCGGGTGTTTCACCGCAGTCCAACAGTGATAATTTTGCGCTCGTTACGGCGATTTCTCCTCTGCTCTCCCTGTTTACGATGGCTATTCCCGGACCGAACGTCGTTGGCCCGCTCATCTGCTGGCTGATCTGGAAGCAGGACTACCCCCTGGTGGACCAGATAGGCAAGAACGTCATCAACGCGCAGATTTCCTGGGGAATTTACCTGCTGGTGTCCTGGGCGTTCTTCGGAGTTCTGACCCTGATCTTCATTGGTTTCCTGTTCATTTGGATCCTTCCTTTGGTGTGGATCATCCTGTCCGTCGTGTACACGATCAAGATATCCAACAGGGAATACACGTACCAGATGCCTTTCACGATCACGTTCATCAAATAA
- a CDS encoding hydrogenase maturation nickel metallochaperone HypA: MHEVGIMEGALDMARRLLEENGGSRLVRVHMTIGSLSGVVPDALQSAFLALKDAYAAGNAALEVTWVEALCRCDDCQEDFLFTDHGYICPGCGEPALAILRGRELELTRVEWE; the protein is encoded by the coding sequence ATGCATGAAGTAGGCATCATGGAAGGGGCGCTGGACATGGCGCGCCGCCTCCTGGAAGAAAACGGCGGCTCCCGGCTGGTGCGCGTGCACATGACCATCGGCAGCCTGAGCGGCGTGGTGCCGGACGCCCTGCAATCCGCCTTTCTGGCCCTGAAAGACGCCTACGCGGCGGGGAACGCCGCCCTGGAGGTCACCTGGGTGGAGGCCCTCTGCCGCTGCGACGACTGCCAAGAGGATTTCCTCTTCACGGACCACGGCTACATCTGCCCCGGCTGCGGGGAGCCCGCCCTGGCCATCCTCCGGGGGCGGGAACTGGAGCTTACCCGCGTGGAATGGGAATGA
- a CDS encoding HyaD/HybD family hydrogenase maturation endopeptidase, with translation MEAEEYTEALRGCPVKGNAYPVLVLCVGNPLMGDDGVGVELAKRLQKRDYGPLVHVEEGGTLGMTLLPLLEDADTVILVDAVKTGAAPGTLVTRSKEELPRHFSRVISPHQIGMKEVLGAAQLCGTLPRAITLVGVEAAHTEFCQPMSAEVRAAMPQALELIENLIARAVEDCADRENSHA, from the coding sequence ATGGAAGCTGAAGAATATACGGAAGCCCTGCGCGGCTGCCCCGTGAAGGGGAACGCCTATCCCGTGCTCGTGCTGTGCGTGGGCAATCCGCTCATGGGGGACGACGGAGTGGGCGTGGAGCTGGCGAAACGGCTCCAGAAGCGGGACTACGGCCCGCTGGTGCATGTGGAGGAGGGAGGCACCCTGGGCATGACGCTGCTGCCCCTGCTGGAAGACGCGGACACGGTCATCCTGGTGGACGCCGTGAAGACGGGGGCCGCGCCGGGCACGCTCGTCACGCGCAGCAAGGAGGAGCTCCCCCGCCATTTCTCCCGCGTCATTTCCCCGCACCAGATAGGCATGAAGGAGGTGCTGGGCGCCGCCCAGCTCTGCGGCACCCTGCCGCGCGCCATCACGCTGGTGGGGGTGGAGGCCGCGCACACGGAGTTCTGCCAGCCCATGTCCGCAGAGGTGCGGGCGGCCATGCCGCAGGCCCTGGAGCTGATTGAAAACCTCATTGCCCGGGCGGTGGAGGACTGCGCGGACCGGGAAAACTCCCATGCATGA
- a CDS encoding cytochrome b/b6 domain-containing protein, translating to MKTTLINEDLTLVVEDAIPASTVYSPEEILALAVCASPNGSTDPGDLALLHAARERGIQLNYAQQADSWEAPSGERHYSTAILKAADKEDAVPFMVARGNLNALEKLCEVSNLEKERMNKAFEAYDPSGFQPVGIAVHRSGAPWRLLGVVPMHAMRDVRHLSKAKANFRYFHVWDWPLRVLHWTWVFCIIGLAATGICIAEGWFLKMGDLHGAFQFGTLRFVHYALGWTLVVVMMLRFSCFFMASNKYQSFRALFPVSRQQWKDLYATAVDYVFARSYDGPRYIGHNPLQQWTYTGVYVLFTTMIVTGLALYALYEPRHWFYHWFMPLNDLIGVPYVRLIHLIGMWCFIIFAMIHVYLSILSGNVDRDGTISSMFSGGRWLRKGVKFRDE from the coding sequence GTGAAAACGACCCTCATCAATGAAGACCTCACCCTGGTGGTGGAGGATGCCATTCCGGCCAGTACCGTTTACTCTCCGGAGGAAATCCTGGCGCTGGCCGTGTGCGCCTCCCCCAACGGGAGCACGGACCCGGGGGACCTGGCCCTGCTGCACGCGGCACGGGAACGCGGCATCCAGCTGAATTACGCCCAGCAGGCGGATTCCTGGGAGGCCCCGTCCGGAGAACGCCATTACAGCACCGCCATCCTGAAGGCCGCGGACAAGGAAGACGCCGTCCCCTTCATGGTGGCCCGCGGCAACCTGAACGCCCTGGAAAAACTGTGCGAGGTCAGCAATCTGGAAAAGGAACGCATGAACAAGGCTTTTGAAGCCTACGATCCGTCCGGCTTCCAGCCCGTGGGGATTGCCGTGCACCGCTCCGGCGCCCCGTGGCGCCTGCTGGGCGTGGTGCCCATGCACGCCATGCGGGACGTGCGCCATCTTTCCAAGGCCAAGGCCAATTTCCGCTACTTCCACGTCTGGGACTGGCCGCTGCGGGTGCTGCACTGGACATGGGTGTTCTGCATCATCGGCCTGGCCGCCACGGGCATCTGCATCGCGGAAGGCTGGTTCCTGAAAATGGGGGACCTGCACGGCGCTTTTCAGTTCGGCACGCTCCGCTTCGTCCATTACGCCCTGGGCTGGACGCTGGTGGTGGTGATGATGCTCCGCTTTTCCTGCTTTTTCATGGCGTCCAACAAGTACCAGAGCTTCCGGGCGCTGTTCCCCGTCTCCAGACAACAGTGGAAGGACCTGTACGCCACGGCGGTGGACTACGTTTTTGCGCGGAGCTACGACGGCCCGCGCTACATCGGCCACAATCCCCTCCAGCAGTGGACATACACGGGCGTGTACGTCCTGTTCACCACCATGATCGTCACCGGGCTGGCCCTGTACGCGCTGTACGAGCCGCGCCACTGGTTCTACCACTGGTTCATGCCGCTGAACGACCTGATCGGGGTTCCGTACGTGCGCCTGATCCACCTGATCGGCATGTGGTGCTTCATCATTTTCGCCATGATCCACGTGTACCTGTCCATTCTTTCCGGGAACGTGGACCGGGACGGCACCATTTCCTCCATGTTCAGCGGCGGCCGCTGGCTGCGCAAGGGTGTGAAGTTCAGGGATGAATAA
- a CDS encoding nickel-dependent hydrogenase large subunit, with the protein MSNYTSAAVPESSRVVIDPVTRIEGHLRVEMEAGDGVIKNAWTSTTQYRGIEVIACKRDPRDVWAFVERICGVCTGTHAIAALAAVEDALQYPVPIQAKLMRDLVSGALGIQDHVIHFYQLQAMDWVDVVSALKADPNETAAIAKSLSDWPLSSATYFAGVQKKLKDSIAHGQYSIFTNGYWGHPAYKLPPAVNLLGVAHYLQALVWQRDMIKIHTILGGKNPHPNFLVGGMACAINMNNDQAINQFSLSYLKQLVDTCHDFIHKVYYPDIVAIAGFYKDYAHIGASNPNLFCTGDPSEINTGAPAGKGMIKPGVLLNGDYKNVLPFDQDKIKEFVTSAWYKYTEGRDAGLAPYDGQTDADYNGPRPPYKWLSDRPQYTWVKAPRYDGHAMAVGPNARMMIGYAQGVPAIVERVDAACDKLGLPRDNAFMNSTLGRVYGRALDAMINVDMMVDQLQEMTNRIKNGETATFNPEKWEPETWPSSCKGVGWVEAPRGSLSHWVRIENGQTVNYQAVVPSTWNSSGRDAEGQMGPYEYSLAHTGTHPLVDPSRPVEPLRTIHSYDPCQSCAVHLFDEEGEAIMTRQDP; encoded by the coding sequence ATGAGCAATTACACATCAGCGGCCGTTCCGGAATCCAGCCGCGTGGTCATCGACCCCGTGACGCGCATCGAAGGCCACCTGCGGGTGGAGATGGAGGCCGGAGACGGCGTGATCAAGAACGCCTGGACGTCCACCACGCAGTACCGCGGCATTGAAGTAATCGCCTGCAAGCGCGATCCGCGCGACGTGTGGGCCTTTGTGGAACGCATCTGCGGCGTCTGCACGGGCACCCACGCCATTGCCGCGCTGGCCGCGGTGGAAGACGCCCTGCAATATCCCGTGCCCATCCAGGCCAAACTTATGCGGGACCTGGTCAGCGGAGCCCTGGGCATTCAGGACCACGTGATCCATTTCTACCAGCTCCAGGCCATGGACTGGGTGGATGTGGTTTCCGCCCTGAAGGCGGACCCGAATGAGACCGCCGCGATTGCCAAGTCCCTTTCCGACTGGCCCCTTTCCTCCGCCACGTATTTTGCCGGGGTGCAGAAGAAGCTGAAGGATTCCATCGCCCACGGGCAGTATTCCATCTTCACGAACGGCTACTGGGGCCACCCGGCCTACAAGCTGCCGCCGGCAGTGAACCTGCTGGGCGTGGCGCATTACCTCCAGGCCCTCGTCTGGCAGCGGGACATGATCAAGATCCACACCATCCTGGGCGGCAAGAACCCGCACCCCAATTTCCTGGTGGGCGGCATGGCCTGCGCCATCAACATGAACAACGACCAGGCCATCAACCAGTTTTCCCTGAGCTACCTGAAACAGCTCGTGGATACCTGCCACGATTTCATCCACAAGGTGTATTACCCGGACATCGTGGCCATTGCCGGTTTTTACAAGGATTACGCCCATATCGGCGCTTCCAACCCCAACCTGTTCTGCACCGGGGACCCGTCTGAAATCAATACCGGGGCTCCTGCCGGCAAAGGCATGATCAAGCCGGGCGTGCTGCTGAACGGGGATTACAAGAATGTCCTTCCCTTTGACCAGGACAAGATCAAGGAGTTCGTCACCAGCGCGTGGTACAAGTACACGGAGGGCCGGGACGCGGGACTGGCCCCGTACGACGGCCAGACGGACGCGGATTACAACGGGCCCAGGCCTCCCTACAAATGGCTTTCCGACCGGCCCCAGTACACCTGGGTGAAAGCTCCGCGCTACGACGGCCACGCCATGGCCGTGGGACCGAACGCCCGCATGATGATCGGCTACGCCCAGGGCGTTCCCGCCATCGTGGAGCGGGTGGACGCCGCCTGCGACAAGCTGGGATTGCCGCGCGACAACGCCTTCATGAATTCCACGCTGGGCCGCGTGTACGGCCGCGCCCTGGACGCCATGATCAACGTGGACATGATGGTGGACCAGCTCCAGGAAATGACGAACCGCATCAAGAACGGGGAAACCGCCACCTTCAACCCGGAGAAATGGGAGCCCGAGACATGGCCCTCCTCCTGCAAGGGTGTGGGCTGGGTGGAAGCCCCCCGCGGCAGCCTCAGCCACTGGGTAAGGATTGAAAACGGCCAGACGGTGAATTACCAGGCCGTGGTTCCCAGCACCTGGAACAGTTCCGGACGGGACGCGGAAGGCCAGATGGGGCCTTACGAGTATTCCCTGGCCCACACCGGAACGCATCCGCTGGTGGACCCGTCCCGACCCGTGGAGCCCCTGCGCACCATTCACAGCTATGACCCGTGCCAATCCTGCGCCGTCCATCTGTTTGACGAAGAGGGAGAGGCCATTATGACCAGACAGGACCCGTGA
- a CDS encoding hydrogenase small subunit, with the protein MKRTELSSLKEAEQASLNHEILTTWRPGETLGEHMERRGVSRREFNKWCLKMIALMGVASVSGGVSNAQEIADKMANLKRPVVIWLQLQECTGCLESTIRSYNEEIGDMVLSAVSMPYVELLMAPSGEAANQALEEAIKEPHILVINGSVPVNDGGIYCTVAGETVEHLLRRCAENASYILAVGSCAYFGSIQAARPNPTGAVGVRDILTDRTVINVPGCPPIGDVITAVIMYILTFDRAPECDLETRPLMAYGTRIHNNCPRRAHFDAGQFVNVFDDENARECFCLYKVGCKGPDTFSPCPIVKWNGGVSFPIQSGHPCIGCTELYFFDRMTPFYKTLPNVNGFGVEASANVIGAVGVAAAGTAIAAHAVGSAIHYKRQHMKEEANVSLPAFGDAPGSPDKETEE; encoded by the coding sequence ATGAAGCGCACTGAGCTATCTTCCCTGAAGGAGGCGGAACAGGCCTCCCTGAACCATGAGATTCTAACCACCTGGCGACCCGGGGAAACCCTGGGAGAACACATGGAGCGGCGCGGCGTCAGCCGCCGGGAATTCAATAAATGGTGCCTGAAAATGATCGCCCTGATGGGCGTGGCCTCCGTGAGCGGCGGCGTTTCCAACGCCCAGGAAATCGCGGACAAGATGGCGAATCTCAAACGGCCCGTGGTTATCTGGCTCCAGCTTCAGGAATGCACCGGGTGCCTGGAAAGCACCATCCGCAGCTATAATGAGGAGATCGGGGACATGGTGCTTTCCGCCGTGTCCATGCCGTATGTGGAATTGCTCATGGCCCCCTCCGGGGAGGCGGCCAACCAGGCGCTGGAAGAGGCGATCAAGGAACCCCACATCCTGGTTATCAACGGGTCCGTTCCGGTCAACGACGGCGGCATTTACTGCACCGTGGCCGGGGAAACGGTGGAACACCTGCTGCGCCGCTGCGCGGAGAACGCCTCCTATATCCTGGCCGTGGGCTCCTGCGCCTACTTCGGCTCCATCCAGGCCGCCCGCCCCAATCCCACGGGGGCCGTGGGCGTGCGGGACATCCTGACGGACCGCACGGTCATCAACGTGCCGGGCTGCCCCCCCATCGGGGACGTGATCACGGCCGTGATCATGTACATTCTCACTTTTGACCGCGCACCGGAGTGCGACCTGGAAACGCGCCCCCTGATGGCGTACGGCACGCGCATCCACAACAATTGCCCGCGCCGCGCCCATTTTGACGCCGGCCAGTTCGTGAACGTGTTTGACGACGAGAACGCGCGCGAATGCTTCTGCCTGTACAAGGTGGGCTGCAAGGGGCCGGACACTTTCTCCCCCTGCCCCATCGTCAAGTGGAACGGCGGGGTCAGCTTCCCCATCCAGTCCGGGCATCCGTGCATCGGTTGCACGGAGCTGTATTTCTTCGACCGCATGACTCCCTTCTACAAGACGCTGCCCAATGTGAACGGCTTCGGCGTGGAGGCCTCCGCCAACGTGATCGGCGCCGTGGGCGTAGCCGCCGCGGGCACGGCCATCGCCGCCCATGCGGTGGGGTCCGCCATTCACTACAAGCGGCAGCACATGAAGGAGGAGGCGAACGTCTCCCTGCCCGCCTTCGGGGACGCGCCCGGCTCCCCCGACAAGGAAACTGAAGAATAA